The proteins below are encoded in one region of Flavobacterium nackdongense:
- a CDS encoding peptidase U32 family protein, whose protein sequence is MKKKIEILAPAKDLIHGMAAINAGADAVYIGAPLYGARSNATNSIEDVAKLVEYAHLFNAQVFVVVNTILYDSELETCRQMIWKLYDIGVDALIVQDMAIMEMDLPPIVLHASTQANNRDADKIKFLKDAGMKRVVLARELNLHQIKEISEASDVELEFFVTGALCVSFSGNCYMSVANGERSANRGSCAQNCRLPYNLIDGHGETLIKNSHLLSIKDFDVSDQLPNLIEAGICSFKIEGRLKDIVYVKNNVSYLRQKLDAFLENEGSDKYTKASSGKCSYTFDSALDKTFNRGYTDYFVNERHQAIGSWNSPKSKGEYIGKLIKIVGNAYEIENGHLLSNGDGLCYINEKNEADGIYINKVENGLAYPFVLKEVKAGAFIYRNNDTAFIKIVEREDSAIRKISTNLLLTENENGFELTATDEDGNVSSVNLVHPKERTKNNESIEENFKINLAKTGFTPYTADEITIMFSENWFLPISKINEMRRTVFEQLSEIRLANYKREEHQLVKTSHPYPETKLDFMYNVSNKLARKFYERHGVTEIEKAFELQWDPGKSRVMTTKYCIKYELEKCPKYHPNMDGKLKEPLILKQGELEYKLKFNCKPCEMEIWEKDAEFEIEEDHFH, encoded by the coding sequence ATGAAGAAAAAAATAGAAATACTGGCTCCCGCCAAAGATCTTATTCACGGTATGGCCGCCATTAACGCTGGTGCCGATGCCGTTTATATTGGAGCCCCTTTATACGGCGCTCGTTCCAACGCCACCAACTCGATTGAAGATGTGGCGAAATTGGTAGAATACGCCCATTTATTCAATGCACAGGTTTTTGTGGTGGTCAACACCATTTTGTACGACAGCGAACTCGAAACCTGTCGCCAAATGATTTGGAAATTATACGACATTGGTGTCGATGCCCTGATTGTTCAAGATATGGCAATTATGGAAATGGACTTACCACCTATCGTTTTGCACGCCAGCACACAAGCCAACAACCGCGATGCCGATAAAATCAAATTCTTGAAAGATGCCGGTATGAAACGGGTGGTTTTAGCTCGGGAATTGAACTTGCACCAAATCAAAGAAATTAGTGAAGCGAGCGATGTGGAACTCGAATTTTTCGTGACCGGCGCTTTGTGCGTTTCGTTTAGCGGGAATTGTTATATGAGTGTTGCCAATGGCGAACGTTCTGCCAATCGTGGTTCGTGTGCCCAAAACTGCCGCTTGCCGTATAACTTAATCGACGGTCACGGCGAGACCTTAATCAAAAATAGTCACTTGCTTTCCATCAAAGATTTTGATGTTTCAGACCAACTTCCGAATTTGATTGAAGCTGGAATTTGCTCTTTCAAAATCGAAGGGCGATTGAAAGATATTGTTTATGTAAAAAATAATGTGTCGTATTTGCGTCAAAAATTAGATGCTTTTCTTGAAAATGAAGGAAGTGACAAATACACCAAAGCTTCTTCGGGAAAATGCAGCTATACTTTTGATTCGGCATTAGACAAAACCTTTAATCGCGGGTATACCGATTATTTTGTCAATGAAAGACACCAAGCCATCGGCTCTTGGAATAGCCCAAAATCAAAAGGCGAATATATTGGCAAACTCATCAAAATTGTGGGCAATGCTTACGAAATAGAAAACGGACATTTACTGAGCAATGGCGATGGTCTTTGCTACATCAACGAAAAAAATGAAGCCGATGGCATTTACATCAACAAAGTCGAAAACGGCTTGGCGTATCCTTTTGTACTAAAAGAGGTAAAAGCAGGTGCCTTTATTTACCGAAATAATGACACTGCTTTCATCAAAATTGTAGAAAGAGAAGACAGTGCCATTCGAAAAATCAGTACAAACTTACTATTGACCGAAAACGAAAACGGTTTTGAATTGACTGCCACCGACGAAGACGGAAATGTTAGCAGCGTCAATTTGGTTCATCCAAAAGAAAGAACCAAAAACAACGAATCTATTGAAGAAAATTTCAAAATCAATTTGGCAAAAACAGGTTTCACACCTTACACCGCCGATGAAATAACAATTATGTTCTCCGAAAATTGGTTCCTTCCTATTTCTAAAATCAACGAAATGCGAAGAACCGTTTTCGAACAATTGTCTGAAATTCGTTTGGCAAACTACAAACGTGAAGAACACCAATTGGTCAAAACATCGCATCCTTATCCAGAAACCAAACTGGATTTTATGTACAATGTTTCTAACAAATTAGCTCGGAAATTCTACGAGCGTCACGGCGTAACCGAAATCGAAAAAGCCTTCGAATTGCAATGGGATCCGGGAAAATCACGTGTGATGACTACCAAATACTGCATCAAATACGAATTGGAAAAATGCCCAAAATACCATCCTAATATGGATGGAAAACTCAAGGAACCTTTGATTTTGAAACAAGGCGAACTGGAATACAAACTCAAATTCAATTGCAAACCCTGCGAAATGGAAATTTGGGAAAAAGATGCCGAATTCGAAATCGAAGAAGACCATTTTCATTAA
- a CDS encoding fatty acid desaturase family protein gives MNNVAPTFAKQDNLKFFRTLNSRVNNYFKENNIQKTGNWKLYLKTIIMFAVFLTPYFVILTLDMPFWLHLLLAIVIGIGMAGVGMNVMHDGNHGSYSNISWVNKFMGGTIYILAGNVYNWQVQHNVLHHTYTNIVGHDEDLDAGRVIRFSKDAKWYSFHRFQQYYSVFLYGLLTFNWAITTDFKQMKSYLKRKLSYGEAKNPKILWTTLLITKAIYFSIWIVLPMIIGITWWKVLVAFFVMHYTAGLILSIVFQLAHVVKETTNPVPNEDGEIENTWAIHQLFTTTNFAPKNWIINWYTGGLNHQIEHHIFPNISHIHYGKIAKIVKETAQECNLPYYEYKTFRSAVIAHFQHLKELGVKPAL, from the coding sequence ATGAACAACGTAGCCCCTACATTTGCAAAACAAGATAATCTAAAGTTTTTTAGAACACTTAATTCGCGGGTAAACAATTATTTTAAAGAAAACAACATCCAAAAAACAGGCAACTGGAAACTGTATCTAAAAACAATAATTATGTTTGCCGTTTTCCTCACTCCTTATTTTGTGATTTTGACCCTCGATATGCCTTTTTGGTTGCATTTGCTTTTGGCAATTGTCATAGGAATAGGAATGGCGGGGGTAGGAATGAATGTAATGCACGATGGCAATCACGGTTCGTATTCGAACATCAGTTGGGTCAACAAATTTATGGGTGGAACCATTTATATTCTGGCCGGAAATGTCTACAATTGGCAGGTGCAACACAATGTTTTACACCATACGTACACCAATATTGTTGGCCACGACGAAGATCTAGATGCCGGTCGAGTAATCCGATTTTCCAAAGATGCCAAATGGTATAGTTTTCATCGATTTCAACAATATTATTCGGTGTTTTTATACGGATTATTGACTTTCAACTGGGCAATTACTACTGATTTTAAGCAAATGAAAAGCTATCTCAAAAGAAAACTTTCTTATGGCGAGGCTAAAAACCCAAAAATTCTTTGGACCACTTTATTGATCACCAAAGCTATTTATTTCTCTATTTGGATCGTTTTGCCGATGATCATCGGAATCACTTGGTGGAAAGTGTTAGTCGCTTTTTTTGTAATGCACTATACCGCTGGCCTAATTTTGAGCATCGTTTTTCAATTGGCACACGTGGTCAAAGAAACCACCAATCCAGTTCCAAATGAAGATGGCGAAATTGAAAACACTTGGGCCATTCATCAATTATTTACAACGACCAATTTTGCTCCAAAAAATTGGATTATCAATTGGTACACCGGAGGACTGAACCATCAAATCGAGCATCATATTTTTCCGAATATTAGCCATATTCATTACGGCAAAATTGCAAAAATTGTCAAGGAAACCGCCCAAGAATGCAATCTCCCTTATTACGAATACAAAACCTTTAGAAGCGCGGTGATTGCCCATTTCCAACATTTGAAAGAACTAGGTGTAAAACCTGCTTTATAG
- a CDS encoding DUF6370 family protein, translating into MKKVLTFCIALISFTVFSQEIIEQPKKQIVEASCGQCQFGMEGKSCDLAVRIDGKPYFVDGTHIDQHGDAHGSDGFCAKVRKAEVVGEIVDNRFKATFFKLIPETK; encoded by the coding sequence ATGAAAAAAGTCCTCACCTTTTGCATCGCATTAATAAGTTTTACAGTTTTCTCACAAGAAATAATAGAACAACCTAAAAAACAAATTGTAGAGGCTTCCTGCGGACAATGTCAATTTGGGATGGAAGGAAAATCCTGTGATTTGGCCGTTCGCATTGATGGAAAACCCTATTTTGTTGACGGAACGCATATTGACCAGCACGGCGATGCGCACGGCTCGGATGGATTTTGTGCAAAAGTTAGAAAAGCTGAAGTAGTAGGGGAAATAGTCGACAATCGTTTCAAAGCCACTTTTTTCAAATTGATTCCAGAGACAAAATAA
- a CDS encoding Crp/Fnr family transcriptional regulator, protein MELILQNIAKIVSLTPEEEHLFLSKTEIHHYKAKTILLNAGEICKTSYFVNSGVLRSFNINDNIMEHVLGFACSGWWIGDMYSLLSQQPGNLFIEVLEDAEVLLLSKENQEILYREIPKLERFFRILTENSLVAHQERLMDNLSLSAEQRFEKLCKKYPDLIQKVPQKHLASYIGVTPEFYSKMKSKLLRK, encoded by the coding sequence ATGGAGTTAATTCTTCAAAATATTGCTAAAATCGTTTCCTTAACACCCGAAGAAGAGCATTTATTTTTGTCTAAAACCGAAATACATCATTACAAAGCCAAAACCATTTTGCTCAACGCTGGCGAAATTTGCAAAACTTCCTATTTTGTAAATTCAGGAGTGCTTCGAAGTTTTAACATCAATGACAATATTATGGAGCACGTCTTGGGTTTCGCTTGTAGTGGTTGGTGGATTGGTGATATGTATAGTTTGCTATCGCAGCAACCAGGCAACTTGTTTATAGAAGTTCTCGAAGATGCAGAAGTACTGTTACTTTCCAAAGAAAACCAAGAAATTCTCTATCGTGAAATCCCCAAACTAGAACGGTTTTTCAGGATTCTAACCGAAAATTCATTGGTCGCTCATCAAGAACGTTTAATGGATAATTTGAGTTTATCTGCTGAACAACGTTTTGAAAAACTGTGCAAAAAATACCCTGATTTAATCCAGAAAGTACCTCAAAAACATTTGGCTTCCTACATTGGGGTAACTCCTGAGTTTTATAGTAAGATGAAAAGCAAGCTTTTGAGGAAATAG
- the rsmG gene encoding 16S rRNA (guanine(527)-N(7))-methyltransferase RsmG, which translates to MDEIQKYFPYLTDIQKQQFAKLDALYHDWNAKINVISRKDIDELYTKHILHSLGIAKIIQFEPGTFVLDVGTGGGFPGIPLAILFPETRFYLIDVIAKKIKVVQAVVDALELKNVKAEQKRAELVKGDFDFIVSRAVTNMPDFVSWVKDKIKKKNKHELRNGILYLKGGDLTEELKYFPKATEYNLADFFQDEFFETKKVVHLPLKFTS; encoded by the coding sequence ATGGACGAGATTCAAAAGTATTTCCCTTATTTGACTGATATTCAGAAACAACAATTCGCAAAACTGGATGCTTTGTACCACGATTGGAATGCCAAAATCAACGTTATTTCCCGCAAGGATATCGATGAATTGTACACCAAACATATTTTGCATTCGTTAGGAATAGCTAAGATAATTCAATTCGAACCCGGAACTTTTGTTCTCGATGTGGGAACTGGCGGAGGATTTCCGGGAATTCCATTAGCGATTCTTTTTCCGGAAACCCGTTTTTATTTGATTGATGTGATTGCCAAAAAAATAAAAGTGGTGCAGGCAGTTGTCGATGCTTTGGAATTAAAAAATGTAAAAGCCGAACAAAAGAGAGCCGAATTGGTCAAAGGTGATTTTGATTTTATCGTGAGTCGTGCCGTGACCAATATGCCTGATTTTGTATCTTGGGTAAAAGACAAAATCAAAAAGAAAAACAAACACGAACTTAGAAACGGAATTCTCTATCTAAAAGGCGGCGATTTAACCGAAGAATTGAAGTATTTCCCCAAAGCCACCGAATATAATTTAGCAGATTTCTTTCAAGATGAGTTTTTTGAGACTAAAAAAGTAGTGCATTTGCCATTGAAGTTTACGAGTTAA
- a CDS encoding type II toxin-antitoxin system RelE/ParE family toxin: MVYKIIVSPRAQNEIVKAIDFYALHSFDAPNNFILQLQKGYRILAINPFFRVQYKNVRSLNLKNFPYSLYYTIDENQNTVRVLSCFHNKRNPKKRP; encoded by the coding sequence ATGGTTTATAAAATCATCGTCTCTCCTCGTGCCCAAAATGAAATTGTTAAAGCAATAGATTTTTATGCGCTACATAGTTTTGATGCGCCAAATAATTTCATATTGCAACTGCAAAAAGGCTACAGAATTTTAGCCATAAATCCTTTTTTCAGAGTTCAATACAAAAATGTAAGATCATTAAACCTAAAAAATTTTCCTTATTCTCTTTACTACACGATTGATGAAAATCAAAATACCGTCCGTGTTCTTTCTTGTTTTCACAATAAAAGAAATCCTAAAAAGAGACCTTAA
- a CDS encoding pirin family protein, whose amino-acid sequence MKNTVLHTADTRGHADHGWLNAHHSFSFGSWYNPERVQFGVLRVLNDDAIAAGMGFGEHGHDNMEIITIPLEGDLAHKDSMGNAETIKTGDVQVMSAGTGIRHSEFNPNADQQTKLFQIWLFPRTKNVEPRYQQITLNPAEQKNNFAQILSPNAEDAGVWIHQDAWFYLADFDSEFSKSLSLKKEGNGFYIMNIEGEIEVNGEKLEKRDAIGIWETNDIEIKATTDAKFLVMEIPMN is encoded by the coding sequence ATGAAAAATACAGTTTTACATACAGCAGACACAAGAGGTCACGCCGATCACGGATGGTTAAATGCGCATCACAGTTTTAGTTTTGGCAGTTGGTATAATCCCGAAAGAGTTCAGTTTGGCGTTCTTCGGGTTTTAAATGACGACGCCATAGCCGCAGGAATGGGTTTTGGCGAACACGGACACGATAATATGGAAATCATTACCATTCCGCTAGAAGGCGATTTGGCACACAAAGACAGTATGGGAAATGCCGAAACTATCAAAACGGGCGATGTTCAAGTGATGAGTGCGGGCACCGGAATTAGACATAGCGAATTCAACCCGAATGCCGACCAACAAACTAAGTTATTCCAGATTTGGTTGTTTCCAAGAACAAAAAATGTGGAACCTCGCTACCAGCAAATTACACTGAATCCTGCGGAACAAAAAAACAATTTTGCCCAAATTCTTTCTCCAAATGCCGAGGATGCTGGTGTTTGGATTCATCAAGATGCTTGGTTTTATTTAGCTGATTTTGATAGTGAATTTTCGAAAAGTCTATCTTTAAAAAAAGAAGGAAACGGATTTTACATTATGAATATTGAGGGAGAAATTGAAGTAAATGGCGAAAAATTAGAAAAAAGAGATGCTATAGGCATTTGGGAAACGAACGACATTGAAATCAAAGCCACAACCGATGCTAAATTTTTAGTAATGGAAATTCCTATGAACTAA
- a CDS encoding pyridoxal phosphate-dependent aminotransferase, with amino-acid sequence MNNLLSDRINNLATSQTLAMAALARELKAQGKDIISLSLGEPDFNTPEFIKEAAKKAIDDNYSTYSPVDGYGDLKEAICRKFKRDNGLDYKPSQIVVSTGAKQSLYNIAQVMLNDGDEVILPAPYWVSYFEIVKLSGGVPVEVPTSVETDFKITPEQLEAAITPKTKMMWFSSPCNPSGSVYNREELTAIAKVLEKYPNIIVVADEIYEHINFSGTFCSIGSIPGMLEKTVTVNGLAKAFAMTGYRIGYIGAPEFIAKACTKIQGQVTSGANSVAQIAAITAVDADPSVLNHMVQAFHSRRDLVVGLLKEIPGIKINIPEGAFYVFPDVSSFFGKTLKGTEIKDANDVSMYLLAEACVATVTGDAFGNPNCIRFSYATSEEQLIEALKRIKNALAG; translated from the coding sequence ATGAACAATTTGCTTTCAGACAGAATCAACAATTTAGCTACCTCGCAAACATTGGCAATGGCAGCATTGGCCAGAGAATTAAAAGCACAAGGAAAAGATATTATCAGTTTGAGTTTAGGAGAACCTGATTTCAACACTCCGGAATTTATCAAAGAAGCCGCCAAAAAAGCCATAGATGACAACTACAGCACTTATTCGCCAGTAGATGGATACGGCGATTTGAAAGAAGCCATTTGCAGAAAATTCAAAAGAGACAACGGATTGGATTACAAACCATCTCAAATTGTAGTTTCAACTGGAGCAAAACAATCTTTATACAACATTGCACAAGTAATGTTAAACGACGGTGACGAAGTGATTTTACCAGCACCATATTGGGTTTCTTACTTCGAAATCGTGAAATTATCAGGCGGCGTTCCTGTAGAAGTTCCCACTTCGGTAGAAACAGATTTCAAAATCACACCAGAACAACTAGAAGCAGCCATCACACCAAAAACAAAAATGATGTGGTTCTCTTCTCCTTGTAATCCATCAGGATCGGTTTACAACAGAGAAGAATTGACGGCTATTGCTAAAGTATTAGAAAAATATCCAAACATCATCGTCGTTGCTGACGAAATCTACGAGCACATCAATTTCTCTGGAACTTTTTGCAGTATCGGGTCCATCCCAGGAATGTTAGAAAAAACAGTTACTGTAAATGGATTGGCTAAAGCTTTCGCGATGACTGGATATAGAATTGGTTACATCGGAGCGCCAGAATTTATTGCAAAAGCGTGTACAAAAATTCAAGGTCAAGTAACTTCTGGAGCCAATTCAGTAGCACAAATTGCTGCAATCACTGCTGTAGATGCAGATCCAAGCGTATTGAATCATATGGTTCAGGCGTTCCATTCTCGTAGAGATTTAGTGGTTGGATTATTGAAAGAAATTCCAGGAATCAAAATCAACATTCCGGAAGGCGCATTTTATGTATTTCCAGACGTATCTTCATTCTTTGGCAAGACCTTAAAAGGAACCGAAATCAAAGATGCCAACGACGTTTCAATGTACTTATTAGCTGAAGCTTGCGTAGCAACAGTGACAGGCGACGCTTTCGGAAACCCAAACTGTATTCGTTTTTCTTATGCCACCAGCGAAGAACAATTGATCGAAGCCTTAAAAAGAATCAAAAACGCTTTGGCCGGATAG
- the fabD gene encoding ACP S-malonyltransferase, whose amino-acid sequence MKAYVFPGQGAQFIGMGKDLYENSELAKSLFEKANEILGFRITDIMFEGTAEELKETKVTQPAVFLHSVILAKTLEDFKPEMVAGHSLGEFSALVANGVLSFEDGLKLVSQRALAMQKACEIKPSTMAAVLNLEDKIVEDICASIDGVVVAANYNCPGQLVISGEYKAVELACEKMKEAGAKRALILPVGGGFHSPMMEPAREELAAAIEATTFSTPICPVYQNVTATAVSDANEIKKNLIIQLTAPVKWTQSVKQMIADGATLFTEVGPGKVLAGLIGKIDREAATANA is encoded by the coding sequence ATGAAAGCATACGTATTTCCTGGTCAAGGCGCACAATTTATAGGAATGGGCAAAGACTTATATGAAAACTCCGAATTAGCCAAATCACTTTTCGAAAAAGCCAATGAAATTTTAGGTTTTCGTATTACAGACATTATGTTTGAAGGCACTGCCGAAGAATTGAAAGAAACCAAAGTTACCCAACCAGCCGTTTTCTTACATTCCGTGATTTTGGCTAAAACTTTAGAAGATTTCAAACCAGAAATGGTGGCAGGACATTCTTTGGGCGAATTTTCAGCCTTGGTTGCCAATGGCGTTTTGTCATTCGAAGACGGATTGAAATTAGTTTCACAACGCGCTTTGGCAATGCAAAAAGCTTGCGAAATAAAACCTTCGACAATGGCTGCCGTTCTTAATTTAGAGGACAAAATTGTGGAAGACATTTGCGCTTCTATCGATGGCGTAGTGGTGGCTGCCAATTACAACTGTCCCGGTCAATTGGTTATTTCAGGCGAATACAAAGCTGTAGAATTGGCTTGCGAAAAAATGAAAGAAGCTGGCGCAAAACGTGCCTTGATACTTCCTGTTGGCGGTGGTTTTCACTCCCCAATGATGGAACCTGCAAGAGAGGAATTGGCCGCAGCCATTGAAGCAACCACTTTCTCTACTCCTATTTGCCCAGTGTACCAAAACGTGACAGCAACGGCCGTTTCTGATGCCAACGAAATCAAGAAAAACCTAATCATCCAATTGACAGCTCCTGTAAAATGGACACAATCTGTAAAACAAATGATTGCCGATGGCGCCACATTGTTTACCGAAGTGGGTCCCGGAAAAGTCTTGGCTGGATTGATTGGAAAAATTGATAGAGAAGCTGCGACGGCAAACGCTTAA
- a CDS encoding putative polyvalent protein kinase domain-containing protein, translating into MISNDTKQTLKNIISGTIIEGKNDTLTTTRNQLCSSFTTDTTTKRDFDKQCEIKKEQAKHLDDYITNHNLWITDIAAQENYLTEGGEAKIYFGKDNKSVIKLNDAVYYFTWLDFFNSILIHNLFFEGTKYELLGFNRSNEMLYAVLKQAFIISDNPVNLKEVKHLLEYNGFENIRRNDYYNEELGLILEDIHDENVIVNSNVLFFIDTVFFVNVKE; encoded by the coding sequence ATGATTTCAAATGATACCAAACAAACTCTTAAAAATATCATTAGCGGAACTATCATTGAAGGCAAAAATGATACACTCACAACAACCCGAAATCAATTATGCTCAAGCTTTACAACAGATACAACAACTAAAAGAGATTTCGACAAACAATGCGAAATCAAAAAAGAGCAGGCAAAACATCTAGATGATTATATTACTAACCATAATCTGTGGATAACTGATATTGCTGCTCAAGAAAACTATCTTACCGAAGGAGGAGAAGCTAAAATTTACTTCGGCAAAGACAATAAAAGTGTAATTAAACTTAACGATGCTGTTTATTATTTCACTTGGCTGGATTTTTTCAATAGTATCCTTATCCATAATTTATTCTTTGAGGGAACAAAATATGAATTACTTGGCTTTAATCGATCCAACGAAATGCTTTATGCAGTTTTAAAACAAGCTTTCATCATTTCGGATAACCCCGTAAATTTAAAGGAAGTAAAACATCTATTGGAATATAATGGTTTTGAAAACATTCGAAGAAATGATTATTATAACGAAGAATTAGGATTAATTTTAGAAGACATCCACGATGAAAATGTAATCGTAAACTCCAATGTTCTATTCTTTATTGACACCGTTTTCTTCGTCAACGTAAAAGAATAA
- a CDS encoding NADPH-dependent FMN reductase translates to MKKILAFGASSSKTSINKQLATYAANQFENATVEILDLNDYEMPIYSMDKESATGIPQLAQDFYAKIGNSDLIIISFAEHNGAYSTAFKNIFDWTSRINGKTFQEKEMLLLSTSPGPRGGATVLEIAKGRFPFQGGVVKGSFSLPNFSANFDSEKGITNPELHRELMKIVMLFKKMSPLN, encoded by the coding sequence ATGAAAAAAATACTCGCTTTTGGAGCTTCATCCAGCAAGACTTCCATCAACAAACAATTGGCTACTTATGCAGCCAATCAATTCGAAAATGCAACCGTTGAAATTTTAGATTTAAACGATTACGAAATGCCAATCTATTCTATGGACAAAGAATCAGCGACTGGAATTCCGCAATTAGCTCAGGATTTCTATGCTAAAATTGGAAATTCAGACCTCATCATTATTTCATTTGCCGAACATAATGGAGCCTATTCTACCGCTTTCAAAAACATTTTTGATTGGACTTCAAGAATAAATGGCAAAACATTTCAAGAAAAAGAAATGCTTTTATTGTCAACTTCCCCAGGTCCAAGAGGTGGCGCAACGGTTTTAGAAATTGCCAAAGGCCGTTTTCCTTTTCAAGGAGGAGTGGTGAAAGGGAGTTTTTCACTACCCAATTTTAGCGCTAATTTTGATTCCGAAAAAGGAATTACAAATCCAGAATTGCACCGTGAACTGATGAAAATCGTAATGCTATTTAAAAAAATGTCCCCTCTTAATTAG